In Piliocolobus tephrosceles isolate RC106 chromosome 4, ASM277652v3, whole genome shotgun sequence, the following are encoded in one genomic region:
- the TNFAIP8 gene encoding tumor necrosis factor alpha-induced protein 8 isoform X1, with protein sequence MHSEAEEFKEVATDVFNSKKLAVQAQKKILGKMVSKSIATTLIDDTSSEVLDELYRVTREYTQNKREAEKIIKNLIKTVIKLAILYRNNQFNQDELALMEKFKKKVHQLAMTVVSFHQVDYTFDRNVLSRLLNECREMLHQIIQRHLTAKSHGRVNNVFDHFSDCEFLAALYNPFGDFKPHLQKLCDGINKMLDEENI encoded by the coding sequence tGGCCACAGATGTCTTTAATTCCAAAAAGCTGGCCGTTCAGGCACAAAAGAAGATCTTGGGTAAAATGGTGTCCAAGTCCATCGCCACCACCTTGATAGATGACACGAGTAGTGAGGTGCTGGATGAGCTCTACAGAGTGACCAGGGAGTACACCCAAaacaagagggaggcagagaagatCATCAAGAACCTTATCAAGACGGTCATCAAGCTGGCCATTCTTTACAGGAATAACCAGTTTAATCAAGATGAGCTAGCACTGATGGAGAAATTTAAGAAGAAAGTTCATCAACTTGCTATGACCGTGGTCAGTTTCCACCAGGTGGATTATACCTTTGACCGGAATGTGTTATCCAGGCTTTTAAATGAATGCAGAGAGATGCTGCACCAAATCATTCAGCGTCACCTCACTGCCAAGTCACACGGACGGGTTAATAATGTTTTTGATCACTTTTCAGATTGTGAATTTTTGGCCGCCTTGTATAATCCTTTTGGGGATTTTAAACCCCACTTACAAAAACTATGTGATGGTATCAACAAAATGTTGGATGAAGAGAACATATGA
- the TNFAIP8 gene encoding tumor necrosis factor alpha-induced protein 8 isoform X2 produces MLKLVATDVFNSKKLAVQAQKKILGKMVSKSIATTLIDDTSSEVLDELYRVTREYTQNKREAEKIIKNLIKTVIKLAILYRNNQFNQDELALMEKFKKKVHQLAMTVVSFHQVDYTFDRNVLSRLLNECREMLHQIIQRHLTAKSHGRVNNVFDHFSDCEFLAALYNPFGDFKPHLQKLCDGINKMLDEENI; encoded by the coding sequence tGGCCACAGATGTCTTTAATTCCAAAAAGCTGGCCGTTCAGGCACAAAAGAAGATCTTGGGTAAAATGGTGTCCAAGTCCATCGCCACCACCTTGATAGATGACACGAGTAGTGAGGTGCTGGATGAGCTCTACAGAGTGACCAGGGAGTACACCCAAaacaagagggaggcagagaagatCATCAAGAACCTTATCAAGACGGTCATCAAGCTGGCCATTCTTTACAGGAATAACCAGTTTAATCAAGATGAGCTAGCACTGATGGAGAAATTTAAGAAGAAAGTTCATCAACTTGCTATGACCGTGGTCAGTTTCCACCAGGTGGATTATACCTTTGACCGGAATGTGTTATCCAGGCTTTTAAATGAATGCAGAGAGATGCTGCACCAAATCATTCAGCGTCACCTCACTGCCAAGTCACACGGACGGGTTAATAATGTTTTTGATCACTTTTCAGATTGTGAATTTTTGGCCGCCTTGTATAATCCTTTTGGGGATTTTAAACCCCACTTACAAAAACTATGTGATGGTATCAACAAAATGTTGGATGAAGAGAACATATGA
- the TNFAIP8 gene encoding tumor necrosis factor alpha-induced protein 8 isoform X3, with protein MATDVFNSKKLAVQAQKKILGKMVSKSIATTLIDDTSSEVLDELYRVTREYTQNKREAEKIIKNLIKTVIKLAILYRNNQFNQDELALMEKFKKKVHQLAMTVVSFHQVDYTFDRNVLSRLLNECREMLHQIIQRHLTAKSHGRVNNVFDHFSDCEFLAALYNPFGDFKPHLQKLCDGINKMLDEENI; from the coding sequence tGGCCACAGATGTCTTTAATTCCAAAAAGCTGGCCGTTCAGGCACAAAAGAAGATCTTGGGTAAAATGGTGTCCAAGTCCATCGCCACCACCTTGATAGATGACACGAGTAGTGAGGTGCTGGATGAGCTCTACAGAGTGACCAGGGAGTACACCCAAaacaagagggaggcagagaagatCATCAAGAACCTTATCAAGACGGTCATCAAGCTGGCCATTCTTTACAGGAATAACCAGTTTAATCAAGATGAGCTAGCACTGATGGAGAAATTTAAGAAGAAAGTTCATCAACTTGCTATGACCGTGGTCAGTTTCCACCAGGTGGATTATACCTTTGACCGGAATGTGTTATCCAGGCTTTTAAATGAATGCAGAGAGATGCTGCACCAAATCATTCAGCGTCACCTCACTGCCAAGTCACACGGACGGGTTAATAATGTTTTTGATCACTTTTCAGATTGTGAATTTTTGGCCGCCTTGTATAATCCTTTTGGGGATTTTAAACCCCACTTACAAAAACTATGTGATGGTATCAACAAAATGTTGGATGAAGAGAACATATGA